One segment of Setaria viridis chromosome 4, Setaria_viridis_v4.0, whole genome shotgun sequence DNA contains the following:
- the LOC117851733 gene encoding zealexin A1 synthase, giving the protein MAAAMASLPLHLLLLLPLLAVVSFLWLHRAVSRRRGRGGGARLPPSPWALPVIGHLHHLAGALPHRAMRNLAARHGELMLLRLSGLPVVVASSADAAREVMRARDLDFATRPVTRMVRLVIPDGAEGIIFAPYGGGWRQTRRICTVELLSARRVQSFRPVREEEAGRLLRAVASAAPPAWAVNLSELLSVYAADSSVRAIIGSRFKDRDTFLAMLERGLKLFAKLSLPDLFPSSRLAMLVSRMPGRMKQHRQETVVFMDALVRDHEESRAADDGDGKEDLLDVLLRIQTEGDLPVPLTTDNIKSVVGDMFAGGSETAATALQWIMAELMRNPRVMQKAQDEVRRALAGRQTVTEDDLGDLHYMRLVIKEALRLHPPLPLLLPRECRNSCQVLGFDVPAGTIVFVNAWAIARDPKYWDKPEEFVPERFEDGKIDFKGTDFEFIPFGAGRRMCPGMAFGLVHLELALAGLLYHFDWELPLGMEAADLDMTEEMGVTARRLQDLRLVPVVRVPVPVE; this is encoded by the exons ATGGCTGCGGCCATGGCGTCGCTCCCGCTgcacctgctgctcctcctcccactcCTTGCCGTCGTCTCATTCCTGTGGCTCCACCGTGCGGTGtcgcgccggcgagggcgaggcggcggcgcgcggctgcCCCCGTCGCCGTGGGCGCTCCCGGTGATCGGCCACCTGCACCACCTCGCGGGCGCGCTTCCGCACCGCGCCATGCGCAACCTCGCGGCGCGCCACGGCGAGCTCATGCTGCTCCGCCTCAGCGGTctccccgtcgtcgtcgcctcctcCGCGGACGCCGCCCGGGAGGTGATGCGGGCGCGCGACCTCGACTTCGCGACGCGCCCCGTGACGCGGATGGTGCGGCTGGTCATCCCCGACGGCGCCGAGGGCATCATCTTCGCGCCctacggcggcgggtggaggcagACCCGCAGGATCTGCACCGTCGAGCTGCTCAGCGCCCGCCGCGTCCAGTCCTTCAGGCCCGTccgcgaggaggaggccggccggctcctccgcgccgtggcgtcggcggcgccgccggcgtgggcGGTGAACCTGAGCGAGCTGCTGTCCGTGTACGCGGCCGACTCCTCGGTGCGCGCCATCATCGGGAGCCGGTTCAAGGACCGGGACACGTTCCTGGCCATGCTAGAGCGCGGGCTCAAGCTGTTCGCCAAGTTGAGCTTGCCGGACCTCTTCCCGTCGTCACGCCTCGCCATGCTCGTCAGCCGAATGCCCGGCCGGATGAAGCAGCACCGGCAGGAGACGGTTGTGTTCATGGACGCCTTGGTCCGGGACCACGAGGAGAGCAGAGCAgctgacgacggcgacggcaaggAGGACCTGCTCGACGTGCTCCTGAGGATCCAGACGGAAGGCGATCTGCCGGTGCCACTCACCACTGACAACATCAAGTCAGTGGTCGGA GACATGTTCGCCGGAGGCAgcgagacggcggcgacggcgctgcAATGGATCATGGCCGAGCTCATGAGGAACCCGAGAGTGATGCAGAAGGCGCAAGACGAGGTCCGACGAGCACTTGCCGGACGGCAAACAGTAACAGAGGATGACCTTGGCGATCTCCATTACATGCGCCTAGTGATCAAGGAGGCTCTTCGGCTGCATCCACCCCTGCCACTTCTACTTCCACGAGAGTGCCGGAACTCATGCCAGGTGCTAGGATTCGACGTGCCAGCAGGCACCATAGTGTTCGTGAACGCGTGGGCCATCGCCAGGGACCCCAAATACTGGGACAAGCCGGAGGAATTTGTGCCCGAAAGATTTGAGGATGGAAAGATTGATTTCAAGGGGACGGACTTCGAGTTCATACCGTTCGGGGCGGGACGGAGGATGTGCCCGGGAATGGCGTTTGGGCTCGTGCATCTGGAGCTTGCACTCGCTGGCCTCCTTTACCATTTTGATTGGGAGCTCCCGCTTGGGATGGAGGCTGCAGATCTGGACATGACGGAGGAAATGGGAGTCACGGCCCGGCGGCTTCAAGACCTCCGGCTTGTTCCAGTAGTTCGAGTGCCTGTGCCGGTGGAATAG